One part of the Dehalobacter sp. genome encodes these proteins:
- a CDS encoding ACT domain-containing protein, whose translation MKGIVTVIGKDKVGIIYGVTKILMENNVNVEDISQTILQDYFTMMMLVNLSNIKCDFSVLKEELDAFGKEIGLSVKIQREEIFDYMHNI comes from the coding sequence ATGAAAGGAATTGTCACTGTAATAGGAAAAGATAAAGTCGGGATCATCTATGGCGTTACCAAGATTCTGATGGAGAATAATGTAAACGTGGAGGATATCAGCCAGACGATTTTGCAGGATTATTTCACCATGATGATGCTGGTCAACCTTTCCAACATAAAATGCGATTTCAGTGTTCTGAAGGAAGAGCTTGATGCCTTCGGCAAAGAGATCGGATTGTCGGTGAAGATTCAAAGAGAAGAGATCTTCGACTATATGCACAATATTTAA
- a CDS encoding cell division protein ZapA, producing MKTVNPEEQKVSVLIFGELHVIRGKGSEEYIKKLAHDVDKRMEEIALKFPKLPAHQVAILAALNFADELATIKEEQMTLLNMLGESGGE from the coding sequence GTGAAGACGGTGAATCCGGAAGAGCAAAAAGTATCGGTTCTGATTTTCGGAGAACTTCATGTTATTCGCGGCAAGGGATCTGAGGAATATATCAAAAAACTCGCCCATGATGTCGATAAAAGAATGGAAGAAATTGCGTTGAAATTTCCGAAGCTTCCAGCACATCAGGTAGCTATCCTGGCAGCGCTTAATTTTGCAGATGAATTGGCAACCATAAAAGAAGAACAGATGACGCTTCTTAACATGTTAGGAGAAAGCGGCGGCGAATAA
- the pheT gene encoding phenylalanine--tRNA ligase subunit beta — translation MRVSMEWLKQYLELSLSPEELAEVLTRGGIEVEGVECLNKGFTEVYIGEILDIQPHPDAQKLQVCRLNTGREELTIVTGASNVLVGDKVPVAVPGAVLPGGKEIQPVEMRGVKSYGMLCSDKELEIEAVGQERSKGGILILSPDAPVGESLEAYLGLQDSVLELELYPNRPDCLAMVNVAREAGTLLGKKPVLPEWAREEMPSWPEDVRQKVEIEDPELSWRYSALLVDDVVIQPSPLWMQNRLRAAGVRPINNIVDITNYCMLEMGQPLHAFDRDKLRGTVRVRKAKQGETMVSLDGIERRLEPDMLVIADDNGPQAIAGVMGGLESEVTGKTCRILFESAHFLGSSVRRTSRKLGLRSESSSRFEKGVNPYWTVPTLGRVAELLLELEAGVPMSFTEKVCALPPKVRIEIAVSTVNQVLGVEYADQEIEKVFEALDFEYLKLSDCRYSVEIPSYRQDLKIEVDLIEEIARIIGYDKIPTTLPQGSQTQGRRTPEQAFRYKLRKILIKAGMNEVISYSFSNKEMDDQWGSEGRNIPLLNPLREELGTMRTSLLPGLLEIASRNTARRNTDLLLFEIGNVYLPKELPLKKLPDEVSRIAGLAQGESKRHWLNSQVKFDFFYVKGILTQITEECGMEFEYRRIDEGKYCSLLHPGRSANIYCNGEYLGILGEIYPQLDQRWDLQRPVLFELDFGALFKNANLTVVAKSYPRYPAIQRDLAVVVPEEVSAEDIKKKVMALGGKFLKEVELFDVYQGQPVPAGHKSLAFTMRYQSAERTLKDEEVNAFNSDILSGIQQEFGAKWRK, via the coding sequence ATGAGAGTAAGTATGGAATGGCTGAAACAATACCTCGAACTCAGTCTCAGCCCTGAGGAATTGGCAGAAGTCCTGACCAGGGGCGGGATTGAAGTTGAAGGGGTAGAATGCTTGAATAAAGGATTCACAGAAGTCTATATCGGTGAAATTCTGGATATCCAGCCCCATCCCGATGCCCAAAAACTGCAGGTATGCCGTTTGAATACCGGCAGGGAAGAACTGACCATTGTTACGGGTGCCTCGAATGTTCTTGTCGGGGATAAAGTACCGGTAGCCGTTCCGGGAGCGGTGCTTCCGGGGGGTAAAGAGATTCAACCGGTCGAGATGAGAGGCGTAAAATCGTATGGGATGCTTTGTTCCGATAAGGAACTTGAGATCGAAGCTGTCGGTCAGGAACGCAGTAAAGGCGGGATCCTGATCCTGTCTCCTGACGCGCCTGTCGGTGAGAGCCTGGAAGCCTATCTTGGTCTGCAGGACAGCGTCCTGGAACTGGAACTTTACCCTAACCGGCCGGATTGTCTGGCGATGGTCAATGTTGCGAGAGAGGCCGGAACTTTGCTCGGGAAAAAGCCTGTTTTGCCGGAATGGGCCCGCGAGGAAATGCCTTCCTGGCCGGAAGATGTCAGGCAGAAGGTTGAAATTGAAGATCCGGAACTTTCCTGGCGTTATTCGGCGCTGCTGGTGGATGATGTCGTCATTCAACCCTCGCCGCTTTGGATGCAGAACCGGCTTCGGGCTGCCGGGGTCCGTCCGATCAATAATATTGTCGATATTACCAACTACTGCATGCTGGAAATGGGACAGCCGCTTCATGCGTTCGACCGGGATAAACTTCGGGGTACGGTCAGAGTCCGCAAAGCTAAACAAGGTGAAACCATGGTCAGCCTGGACGGCATCGAAAGAAGACTGGAACCTGATATGCTGGTGATCGCCGATGATAACGGGCCGCAAGCCATTGCCGGTGTCATGGGCGGCCTGGAAAGTGAAGTGACCGGCAAGACCTGCAGGATCCTGTTTGAATCAGCACATTTTCTCGGTTCGAGTGTCCGGCGTACCAGCAGAAAGCTGGGACTCCGTTCGGAATCTTCCAGCCGTTTTGAAAAAGGGGTTAATCCTTACTGGACGGTTCCCACCCTGGGCAGAGTGGCAGAATTGCTGCTGGAACTCGAGGCAGGTGTACCGATGTCCTTTACGGAAAAAGTCTGTGCACTTCCGCCCAAGGTCCGGATTGAAATAGCGGTTTCCACGGTTAACCAGGTCCTGGGTGTGGAATATGCGGATCAGGAAATTGAAAAGGTTTTTGAAGCTCTTGACTTTGAATATCTGAAATTGTCTGACTGCCGGTACAGTGTCGAAATTCCTTCCTACAGGCAGGACCTTAAAATTGAAGTTGATTTGATTGAAGAGATTGCCCGCATCATCGGCTATGATAAGATTCCTACCACCCTGCCGCAGGGCAGCCAAACGCAGGGGCGCAGAACACCCGAACAGGCTTTCCGATACAAACTGCGTAAGATCCTGATCAAAGCCGGGATGAACGAGGTCATTTCCTACTCTTTCAGCAATAAAGAAATGGATGATCAATGGGGGTCAGAAGGCCGGAATATCCCGCTCTTAAATCCATTAAGGGAAGAATTAGGAACGATGAGGACGTCACTCTTACCCGGACTATTGGAGATTGCGTCCAGAAATACCGCCAGACGCAACACGGATCTGCTGCTGTTTGAAATCGGCAATGTCTATTTGCCAAAAGAGCTGCCGTTAAAGAAGCTGCCCGATGAGGTTTCCCGGATTGCCGGCTTGGCGCAGGGGGAAAGCAAACGTCACTGGCTGAATTCGCAGGTGAAATTTGATTTCTTTTATGTTAAAGGGATACTCACACAGATCACGGAAGAATGCGGAATGGAATTTGAATATCGGAGAATTGACGAAGGTAAGTACTGCAGCCTGCTTCATCCCGGGAGGTCCGCAAATATTTACTGCAATGGTGAGTACCTTGGTATTCTCGGTGAAATCTATCCGCAGCTCGACCAGAGATGGGACCTGCAGCGCCCGGTGCTCTTTGAGCTTGATTTTGGAGCGCTGTTCAAGAATGCCAATCTCACGGTTGTTGCCAAATCGTACCCGCGTTATCCGGCAATTCAGCGTGACCTGGCCGTTGTCGTTCCGGAAGAGGTATCCGCAGAAGATATTAAGAAAAAGGTAATGGCACTCGGCGGGAAATTCCTGAAAGAAGTAGAGCTGTTCGATGTGTATCAAGGACAGCCCGTTCCGGCGGGACACAAAAGCCTTGCCTTTACGATGCGTTACCAGTCTGCAGAACGAACCTTGAAAGATGAAGAAGTGAACGCCTTTAATTCCGACATCCTTTCGGGAATACAGCAGGAATTTGGGGCAAAATGGCGAAAATAA